TCCGGCGGACACCCCCGCCCACATCCTGCACCTGCGCAGGTTCTCCCCCTGACCGCACGTCCCCCCACCGAACGCCCGTCCCGCCGGTCCCGGCCCGCCCCGGCCCGAACCGGGCAGAGGCGTCAGGGCCAGCGGGCCCGGCCCGGCCCGTCGCGCCTGGCCGGCTCCGCTCCCGGGGAGCCGCAGTGGTACCGCACGGCGGTGTTCTACGAGGTGCTGGTGCGGGGCTTCTACGACGCCAACGACGACGGCACCGGTGATCTCAAGGGCCTGACGGGCAAGCTCGACTACCTCTCGTGGCTGGGCATCGACTGCCTGTGGCTGCTGCCGTTCTACCAGTCCCCCCTGCGCGACGGGGGCTACGACATCAGCGACTTCTTCACCATCCTCCCCGAGTACGGGGACCTCGGTGACTTCGTCGAGCTGATCGAGAACGCCCACCGCCGGGGGATCCGGGTCATCGCCGACATGATCATGAACCACACGAGCGACCAGCACCCGTGGTTCCAGGAGTCCCGCCAGGACGCCACCAACCCCAAGGCCGACTGGTATGTGTGGAGCGACGACGACCAGCGCTGGCCCGACGCCCGGGTCATCTTCGTCGACACCGAGCGCTCGAACTGGTCCTACGACCCGGTGCGCCGGCAGTACTACTGGCACCGGTTCTTCGCCCACCAGCCCGACCTCAACTACGACAACCCCGAGGTGGCCCAGGCCATGCTCGACGTGGTCCGGTTCTGGCTCGACATAGGGCTGGACGGGTTCCGCCTCGACGCCGTGCCCTACCTCTTCGAGCGCGACGGCACCAGCGGGGAGAACCTGCCGGAGACCCACGACTACCTGAAGCGGGTGCGCAAGGAGATCGACGCCACCCACCCCAACTCCGTGATCCTGGCCGAGGCCAACCAGTGGCCCGCCGACGTGGTCGACTACTTCGGGGAGGGGGACGAGTGCCACATGTGCTTCCACTTCCCCCTGATGCCGCGCATGTTCATGGCCGTCCGCCGCGAGCAACGCTTCCCGGTCACCGAGATCCTGGCCCAGACGCCCGACATCCCCGAGGGCTGCCAGTGGGGCATCTTCCTGCGCAACCACGACGAGCTCACCCTCGAGATGGTGACCGACGAGGAGCGGGACTACATGTACGCGGAGTACGCCAAGGACCCGCGCATGCGCCGGAACATCGGGATCGGCCGGCGGCTGGCGACGCTCGTGGACAACGACCGGAGGGTGGCGGAGCTCCTGCACGCCCTCCTCTTCTCGCTGCCGGGCAGCCCGATCCTCTACTACGGGGACGAGATGATGATGGGGGACAACATCTACCTCGGCGACCGCGACGCCGTGCGCACGCCGATGCAGTGGTCCCCGGACCGCAACGCCGGGTTCTCGCGGGCGGACTTTGCCCAGCTGTACCTGCCACCGCTGATGGACCCGGTGTTCGGGTTCGGGTCGGTGAACGTCGAGGCCCAGATGCGCAACCCCAGCTCGTTCCTCCACTGGATGAAGCGCATGCTCGAGGTGCGCCGCCAGCACGTGATGTTCGGGACGGGCCGCTTCGAGGTGCTGCCCGTCGAGAACCCGTCTGTGCTGGCGTTCGTGCGCACCGAGCAGGGCCAGGACGAGCGCGAGAACGTC
Above is a genomic segment from Acidimicrobiales bacterium containing:
- the treS gene encoding maltose alpha-D-glucosyltransferase, with protein sequence MAGSAPGEPQWYRTAVFYEVLVRGFYDANDDGTGDLKGLTGKLDYLSWLGIDCLWLLPFYQSPLRDGGYDISDFFTILPEYGDLGDFVELIENAHRRGIRVIADMIMNHTSDQHPWFQESRQDATNPKADWYVWSDDDQRWPDARVIFVDTERSNWSYDPVRRQYYWHRFFAHQPDLNYDNPEVAQAMLDVVRFWLDIGLDGFRLDAVPYLFERDGTSGENLPETHDYLKRVRKEIDATHPNSVILAEANQWPADVVDYFGEGDECHMCFHFPLMPRMFMAVRREQRFPVTEILAQTPDIPEGCQWGIFLRNHDELTLEMVTDEERDYMYAEYAKDPRMRRNIGIGRRLATLVDNDRRVAELLHALLFSLPGSPILYYGDEMMMGDNIYLGDRDAVRTPMQWSPDRNAGFSRADFAQLYLPPLMDPVFGFGSVNVEAQMRNPSSFLHWMKRMLEVRRQHVMFGTGRFEVLPVENPSVLAFVRTEQGQDERENVVLCVNNLSRFAQPCELALGRWEGRTPLEMLGRVPFPRIGSLPYFVTLGPYSFHWFELLEEDRS